A portion of the Acidisarcina polymorpha genome contains these proteins:
- the tldD gene encoding metalloprotease TldD, whose amino-acid sequence MSTTVSTPASHAESANKRYFFDKFGLTERLLERCLGEALSAGGDYADLYFESIASTSIGVDESLVKSASQGVSAGCGIRVISGERTGYAYTDDLSSERLLRAARTASLIANGPTKELVTGFNANESQRPSLYPIPAADSDASLAAKLSLVMRADKAARAFDARIVQVRASYSDELRRILIAASDGTFASDTQPLARLNVFVIAKDGARNSKGTSGGGGRVELDFFEDTKSPEHFANEAARQAILQLNAVAAPAGEMEVVLGPGWPGVLLHEAVGHGLEADFNRKKTSAFAGLIGQSVASSKVTVVDNGTMPSRRGSLNVDDEGAATQETVLIENGVLKGYLSDKLSARLMGIASTGSGRRESYQHIPMPRMTNTYMLNGEDVPEDIIRSVKRGLYAVNFGGGQVDITSGKFVFSASEAYLIEDGKITAPVRDATLIGNGPEALKYVSMVGNDLALDEGIGTCGKDGQSVPVGVGMPTIKLDRMTVGGTGN is encoded by the coding sequence ATGTCCACAACCGTATCGACGCCTGCCAGTCATGCCGAATCCGCAAACAAACGCTACTTCTTTGACAAATTTGGCCTGACGGAACGCCTTCTGGAGCGTTGCCTCGGCGAAGCACTCTCCGCCGGAGGCGACTACGCCGATCTCTACTTCGAATCGATCGCGTCGACTTCGATCGGGGTGGACGAGTCGCTGGTGAAATCCGCGAGCCAAGGAGTAAGTGCAGGATGCGGCATCCGCGTGATCTCCGGTGAGCGCACCGGCTATGCCTACACTGACGACCTTTCTTCGGAACGGCTGCTACGCGCTGCCCGCACCGCATCATTGATCGCCAATGGTCCGACGAAGGAATTGGTCACAGGATTTAACGCGAATGAGAGCCAGAGACCAAGCCTGTATCCCATTCCGGCGGCGGACTCTGACGCATCGCTCGCCGCCAAGCTTTCGCTGGTGATGCGGGCCGACAAAGCCGCTCGCGCTTTCGATGCCCGGATTGTCCAGGTGCGAGCCAGCTACTCCGACGAGCTTCGCCGGATCCTAATTGCGGCCTCTGATGGCACCTTCGCCTCGGACACCCAGCCCTTGGCGCGATTGAATGTTTTTGTGATCGCGAAAGACGGCGCGCGGAACTCCAAGGGTACTTCCGGTGGTGGAGGCCGAGTTGAGCTCGACTTTTTTGAGGACACCAAATCGCCGGAGCACTTCGCCAACGAAGCAGCCAGGCAAGCCATCCTCCAGCTCAACGCAGTAGCTGCTCCTGCTGGCGAAATGGAGGTCGTCCTGGGGCCCGGCTGGCCTGGCGTCTTGCTTCATGAAGCAGTTGGCCACGGCCTCGAAGCCGACTTCAACCGCAAGAAAACCTCCGCATTTGCCGGCTTAATCGGCCAGAGTGTCGCCAGTTCGAAGGTCACGGTAGTCGACAACGGGACCATGCCCTCCCGTCGCGGCTCATTGAATGTCGACGACGAGGGCGCAGCCACCCAGGAGACAGTGCTGATCGAAAATGGTGTCCTTAAAGGCTACCTTAGCGATAAGCTCTCCGCGCGATTGATGGGCATCGCCTCGACTGGCAGCGGACGCCGAGAGAGCTATCAGCACATCCCCATGCCGCGCATGACCAACACCTACATGCTCAATGGCGAAGACGTTCCCGAAGATATTATCCGCAGCGTGAAGCGCGGGCTCTATGCGGTTAACTTCGGTGGCGGTCAGGTAGACATTACCAGCGGAAAATTTGTCTTCTCCGCGTCCGAAGCTTATCTGATCGAAGACGGCAAAATTACTGCTCCGGTGCGCGACGCAACGCTGATTGGTAACGGGCCGGAGGCGTTGAAATATGTCTCGATGGTCGGCAACGACCTGGCACTGGACGAAGGAATCGGCACCTGCGGCAAGGATGGTCAGAGTGTTCCGGTCGGGGTAGGCATGCCCACCATCAAGCTCGATCGGATGACCGTCGGAGGCACAGGAAACTAA
- a CDS encoding alpha-L-rhamnosidase C-terminal domain-containing protein — protein MREVSWCLHQVFRLFTAVCLTALIASSAAMADDQPWKASWITHPTAPLREPLVLHFRRALQLDRKPSQYVVHVSADNRFILYVNGHRVGDGPARGDLAHWRYETFDLAPYLNAGMNSVTATIWNFGIYAPVAQITDRAAFLVHGGGPLEAAIDTPNEWMVEVEPGQIAVPRRPEGFDAYMANGPGEELDAEKYDWHWNDPKVTGGAWVAAVSPMRENIYSSAARAGLSGETFDNYWQLIPDALPHMAYEPTEAGKVVRSDDAGANKFPAHAVSIAAHRHVHLLLDRKTLTTGYPELTVSGGKGASIQLTYSEALYDEKQQKGDRDEVANRKAEGFHDRFLPDGGDHRTFEPLWWRTWRYLDLDIQTGDTALTLDALKAEFTAYPFEERASFEGKNAEGKDPDLAPIWEISWRTARLDAHETYMDTPYYEQLQYIGDTRIQALISYAVAGDDRLARQALAAFDNSRIPAGITQSRYPTSQPQMIPTFSLLWIGMLHDYWMYRPDPAPVKEHLPGTRTVLDWFSGYEQPDGLLKELPWWSFVDWVVGGKLPNYSANGESCTTTLEYLGALRDAADLERAIGDPDRAERDASRAQHVRTGLYEKCWDTHRKLLADNPDRKNFSQQTNVLGVLFDVIPREEQQSVLRQMMNIEPGTSPAGVLGSSYYFRFYLARALDHAGMADDYLASLKPWRDLLPLHFSTWPETPGDSRSDSHAWSAHPAYDMLTLVAGIQPSSPGFASVRISPTFGELTTISAKFPHPQGMISVHYERNGQALTGTVTLPPNLNGSFVWHGREQALHAGANQIKAD, from the coding sequence ATGAGAGAAGTCAGTTGGTGTTTGCATCAGGTTTTCAGACTGTTCACTGCGGTTTGCCTCACCGCCTTGATCGCCTCTTCCGCTGCCATGGCCGACGACCAGCCATGGAAAGCCAGCTGGATCACGCATCCGACCGCTCCATTGCGCGAGCCGCTCGTGCTCCACTTTCGTCGCGCTCTACAACTTGATAGAAAGCCTTCGCAATATGTTGTGCATGTCAGCGCGGACAATCGTTTCATCCTTTACGTGAATGGGCATCGAGTTGGGGATGGTCCCGCACGCGGGGATCTCGCCCATTGGCGCTATGAAACGTTCGATCTTGCACCCTATTTGAATGCTGGAATGAATTCTGTAACCGCCACGATATGGAACTTTGGGATCTACGCGCCGGTCGCTCAAATTACCGATCGCGCTGCCTTCCTCGTACACGGGGGCGGCCCTCTCGAAGCGGCGATTGATACCCCCAACGAATGGATGGTCGAGGTCGAACCCGGGCAGATCGCCGTTCCGCGAAGGCCGGAGGGTTTCGATGCTTATATGGCAAATGGACCGGGGGAAGAACTCGATGCAGAAAAGTACGACTGGCATTGGAATGATCCCAAGGTCACTGGCGGCGCATGGGTCGCTGCCGTCTCGCCTATGCGGGAAAACATCTACTCCTCCGCAGCGCGTGCAGGGCTATCCGGCGAAACCTTCGATAACTACTGGCAACTTATCCCCGATGCTCTTCCACATATGGCCTATGAGCCGACCGAGGCAGGGAAGGTGGTACGTTCGGACGATGCCGGGGCCAATAAATTCCCTGCACATGCCGTCAGCATCGCGGCCCACCGTCATGTCCATCTACTTCTCGATAGAAAGACGCTGACTACCGGCTACCCGGAACTTACAGTGTCTGGCGGGAAGGGAGCTAGCATTCAGCTTACTTACTCCGAAGCCCTCTATGACGAGAAGCAGCAGAAGGGAGACCGAGATGAAGTCGCGAACCGCAAGGCGGAAGGATTTCACGATCGCTTTCTTCCCGATGGAGGAGACCATCGAACCTTTGAACCGCTATGGTGGAGGACTTGGAGATATCTCGACCTTGACATCCAGACTGGCGATACAGCATTGACACTGGATGCTCTCAAGGCCGAATTTACCGCGTATCCATTCGAAGAGCGGGCCTCCTTTGAAGGAAAGAATGCGGAGGGGAAAGATCCCGACCTGGCGCCTATATGGGAGATCAGCTGGAGGACGGCCCGGCTCGACGCGCACGAAACCTACATGGATACTCCTTACTATGAGCAGCTTCAATACATAGGAGATACTCGCATCCAGGCACTTATCTCGTATGCTGTAGCCGGCGACGATCGTCTTGCCAGGCAGGCGCTGGCGGCCTTCGATAACTCGCGAATACCAGCGGGTATAACTCAGAGCCGCTATCCTACTTCGCAGCCGCAGATGATCCCGACCTTCTCGCTTCTATGGATCGGCATGTTACATGACTACTGGATGTATCGTCCTGATCCCGCTCCAGTGAAAGAACATTTGCCGGGTACGCGCACAGTACTCGATTGGTTCTCAGGCTATGAGCAGCCAGACGGACTATTGAAGGAACTTCCCTGGTGGAGCTTCGTCGATTGGGTCGTCGGTGGCAAGCTGCCCAATTACAGCGCCAATGGTGAATCCTGCACCACCACCCTCGAATACCTCGGAGCGCTGCGGGATGCCGCCGACCTCGAACGCGCAATAGGCGACCCAGACAGGGCAGAGCGTGATGCTAGCCGCGCCCAGCATGTGCGCACCGGCCTCTATGAAAAATGCTGGGACACTCATCGCAAGCTACTAGCGGACAATCCGGATCGAAAGAACTTTAGTCAGCAGACTAATGTCCTTGGCGTGCTCTTCGATGTCATTCCCCGAGAGGAGCAGCAGAGTGTTTTAAGGCAGATGATGAACATTGAGCCCGGCACTTCGCCGGCCGGCGTGCTCGGCTCTTCTTACTACTTTCGCTTCTATCTTGCCCGGGCGCTCGATCACGCTGGCATGGCAGATGACTATCTGGCGAGTCTGAAGCCATGGCGGGACTTGCTGCCGCTGCATTTCAGCACCTGGCCGGAGACGCCGGGCGATAGCCGATCGGATTCCCATGCATGGAGTGCGCATCCAGCGTATGACATGCTCACGCTCGTAGCAGGAATCCAACCGTCTTCTCCTGGTTTTGCATCGGTGAGGATTTCGCCAACCTTCGGGGAACTCACCACGATCTCGGCGAAGTTCCCCCATCCGCAAGGGATGATCAGCGTTCATTATGAGCGCAACGGGCAGGCGTTAACCGGGACCGTCACTCTGCCGCCAAATCTGAATGGATCCTTCGTCTGGCACGGCAGAGAACAGGCCCTGCATGCGGGTGCGAACCAGATCAAGGCCGATTAA
- a CDS encoding MmcQ/YjbR family DNA-binding protein: protein MLSVINMSASELTSSMTPQLRELMNIHTRMQQSVAEPEKLSALIKDADESLRAALEMMLQHRKQQEPASVEKISCPQKIDLEASRLARVKKICLRLPRVQVKITGKHAAFLVDGKTFAYYLSDYQGDGIIGVCCRTRSGEAPEFRGKVASQWFTPANPSLKGWTGLRLDRMALDWGEVSDLIRGSYFRSALLAV from the coding sequence ATGCTTAGCGTTATCAACATGTCAGCATCTGAACTAACCAGCAGCATGACCCCTCAACTGAGGGAGTTAATGAACATTCACACTCGGATGCAGCAATCGGTAGCAGAGCCTGAAAAGCTATCCGCGCTCATAAAGGATGCAGACGAATCCTTGAGAGCGGCACTAGAGATGATGTTACAGCATCGAAAGCAGCAAGAACCCGCAAGCGTAGAGAAGATTAGCTGCCCCCAGAAAATTGATTTAGAGGCAAGTCGTCTGGCTAGAGTTAAGAAAATCTGTCTTCGATTGCCTCGTGTGCAGGTGAAAATTACTGGAAAGCACGCCGCCTTTCTCGTTGACGGAAAAACATTTGCCTACTATCTCTCTGATTATCAGGGCGACGGAATCATCGGCGTGTGTTGCAGGACACGCTCTGGAGAGGCACCAGAGTTCAGGGGAAAGGTTGCTTCGCAATGGTTCACTCCTGCGAACCCTTCTCTGAAAGGCTGGACTGGTCTGCGCCTGGATCGTATGGCGTTGGATTGGGGCGAGGTCTCCGATCTCATTCGTGGTAGCTACTTCCGGTCGGCCCTCCTGGCGGTCTGA